The following DNA comes from Plasmodium coatneyi strain Hackeri chromosome 9, complete sequence.
GGGGGATGTTAAATCGGAGGATAACTTTAAAGGAAATATCCCTTTGGGAGAAGtcaaggaggaagaggactTCCCAGGGGATAACCCCGTGGAGGatcccccccctttggatAACAATCCTACGGACGAACCACTAAATCAAGCCATTCCCTTGCACAGTGTGAAAGACCTCTTCACCATTGACTACGGCACCAGCAGCTGCACGGTTAAGAGGGAGATTCTCCCCCCGATCACCCAACACAATAAttgcggaaaaaataacaacttgAAAAACCTTAACAGTTCAGGCAAAAATAGCAacgttcaaaaaaaaaggaaacatgaTGGGAGTATCCAATTGGAGGAGAAGTCAGACACGGTAAATGGGGCGACCAAAGTAAATAACCTGAGCAATGCCCAAGAAAGGGCTGTGCAAAAGAGGCCCCCCAACGCTAACAACGTGAACAGCACAAAGAGGGCAAATGTGACAAACCTAGGAAAAAACATTCCCAACCTTGGCACAACTGATAACTACttaaattttaacaaatccaagaagaagaaaaagaacatattGGATATCCTGTAATTGTGTCCCACGtattccctctttttttttttttttttctttttttttttgttttacacATTCGCTGCTCCgccgttttgtttttttttcgttccttttttcgtgTAACGGAGATGTTCGCTTCCATTtggttttccccctttcccttAAGGGGAATGCTCGAACAACGGATTAACAAACTGGGCCCCTGTGGGTGCCTCATTCAACCAACTGTGTAACAAAACGGAGcaacaccaaaaaaaaaaagaaaaaaaaaaaaaaaacataaaactTCATAGTAGGGGTAGCTAgctaaatataaaaaaaaaaaaaaaaaaaaaaaaggaaaacagccCGATTGGCGAAGCAAATATGTGCAACATTAACCAACTTTCCGATCGTCACTCACGTCATTGCGCAATACCATGATTGTTGGTTAAAAGAATGCGCTTATGAAAATAGAGCCTTTAAGGAATGCCTCCCGAAGTTTCTACATGAAAGTGCAACGCGAGACATTTGGCAAAATCGACAGACGCGAATAACTATCGGACGCATCGTCACAGGCGGCCTACTCCTACAATCGTAGATTGTACGCAAAATTACAAACCACACGATCGTGTGTACATAGGTGAAATTAGGTACCTCCCCCCCTATTCACGATGGCCGAAGGGAAACCCATCCTAGCACTGGGCGCCAAGTACAACGCAACTTGGCAGCAAACCATGCTGCGTATTTATGACCCCAAAGAAACGGTCGCCTTTTACGAAAAGAACTTTGGGATGATAAACATCCACACGTACCATTTTGATGAGTACAATTTCTCCCTGTACTTTTTGATAACCCCTCCGtatgatgaagaagaaaggaagaaaatccCCCAACCAAATACGCCCGAATCGGAGAAATATCTTTGGAACTTAAAAACCGTCTGCCTAGAATTAACCCATAATCATAACAGTACGGAAAAGTTAAGCAACGGAAACAATGACAATGATAGAGGATTTGGACACATTGCTTTTAACTGCCACAATGTGATCGAATTTTGTGATTACCTttataaagagaaaaaagtaaaatttcaCAAATTGCCCCATgaaacgaaaatgaagagcATTGGCTTTGCACTCGACCCGAATAACTACTGGATTGAAATAGTCAAGCGATCCAGTGAAgtcaaatggaaaaacaatAAAGGCATTACAAACTTCTCACAAACCATGCTTAGAATTAAGAACCCTGAAAAAAGCTTATATTTCTACTTACACATATTGGGTATGAAATTAGTTCACATTAAGCATGCCTCGGATTTCTCCCTATACTTTTTAAAGTCCCCTTATttggaagataaaaaaggtgGAGATATTTctacaaaggaggaagaacagaaacAGTGTTACTACAATTTTGAGGAGCTAAAGAAGGCATACCAGTCTGAGGAAGattatgaaaattttaaaagttcGTGGGAACCCGTCCTGGAACTTACCCACAATCATGGGACAGAAAATGACGAACAATTTGCATACCACAATGGGAACACCGAGCCTAGAGGGTTCGGCCACATTGGTTTCCTGGTCGACGATTTGGTGAACTACTGTCAGGAGTTAGAAAAACTGGGTATTCCTTTTAAGAAAAAGTTACACGAAGgacaaatgaacaacatcGCTTTTGTGTACGACCCGGATAATTACCTTGTCGAGTTGATTCAGAGGGGCACCACATTTGGTCGCAACtgagaggggggaaaaaaaaaggctaggAGGAggacccccctttttgggggGTTATACCTACTGGGTACAGCGGCAAGTATTACTACCTGGATGACGAACCTCCCATCGCAATTTGGGGGTAAACCTCAAAATTGGCCACCTactggacaattttttttttcttttcttttttactccATTTTGACGAACCAgtcacacacacatgtacacGTAAAAAACCGCAGATGTGCGAAAAGTGGGAACATCCTTTATATGCATTTCCGACTACATAGCCATTCCTGGATCGCCTAACCCGGTGACCTATGCATATTGGAAAGAACTCTTTTACTATGATTCGTTATTCTTTGGGGATACAAAAAGTTTTTAATTtgtgtggtaggtggggGCAAGTGCGCTTCTCCGCCTTcgtttaacaaaaaaaaaaagaaaaagaaaaaaaaaagggaagtgccAAGAGGGGCAAAGCAGTGGATAGGCTAAATATATGATAATGCATGAATAAAGGTGCGCAGACAAGTGCAAAGATGCAGACTCTTCAATAGGCAGATATGGCACACTCCCAGCACAACAATGCTGCCAGGAGGGGGGAACCATTATAGAGggataaaagggaaaaaatatatatatatataaaaataaagacaaaCAAGACATGGAAACATTAATAAGATCAAAAAATTGCCTTTCCTGCAATGCGCattaaaaatggagtaaAATGCAAATTGTGCAGGGGGAGTTACTCCTGCTCAGGATTAAGCGATTTTCCGGAGGGAATACCTAATTGATGCAGATAGAAGGGGCTTGCACGTACAGGCAGATGTAGGTGCTCCTGCATAAGCGCATTCACAGACGTACACATGGGGTGTAATGTGAGAAAGTACAAACGGGGTTGCAAAGAGGGGGGTAAGCAAGACAGCACACCGGATGAGCAATTAGCATGCAGAAGAGGCGAACTGCGCGTTGCCTCAATCCACGGGGAACTTATCCCGCAGAGAAGCGTAGGCGCTGTAAATGTAGGGGGAAGCGTGAAACGAATGGGGAGGAGAATGGATGCCATTCTTATGCACATACGAAGTAATCCCAATGCTGTAGAAactgaaataatttttatataaacaaaaataaaaaataaaaaatatggaaaaagtggaaaaaaaataagcaacgAAAATTTCATTCGTGGTATGGAAATATTTCGAAGTAAAATAACTtgtgtaaaggaaaaaaaaaataagaacataataataaaacaaaataaacttTAATAACAACACACACAATTTTCTGTTGTACTTAAAATGGAAGTAATCAGAGCTGACCTTCTGATGTCTTATGGTGTACTCAATAGCCTTTGTCTCAAGAGATATAATGAACAAAAgggtggaaaataaaataacgtgATCTGAGTAGTCAAAGATATGCATGTGCTCCTCCTCTTTGAAGTAgtgaaatttaaaaatgataTACTGAATTATGGATGGGATAAAATACAGAATGAAGAGGCgatacattattattaaaaagtatataaaaaatctGCGAAAGTGTACCAGCGTAATtgggaagggagaaaaaaatacgtgAATGCATCCAAGAAGAATGATAAAGTAGAGGAATATTCCTTTGTAATAATATCGTAAAATGTTGCTAATTAATTCGTTGTACACATAACATGGGGTGTCGAAAAAATCATccaaaaagaagtaaaaaggaattgtttttaaatttgcTATGTACTTTTTGAAGCATCCATTTAGGCTCTTCAGACTGGCtatcgtttttatttttttccttattttgcTCAGAAAGGTGATGTACCTGCTTGCGTTTCgcattttctccattttgtggTACACCTCGTAGTAGCCTTCATACGTCTTTATGTCTTCCAAAATGTGTCCATTGTTTAAGGAGGTGGggaagtttttctttttcacgttTCTTTGCCCCCCGTTGGTGGAGTTTTTCAAAACAGTGCCGTCCACGCATATTCCAAAATACAACGTGTGCAGCATGCTCAGCAGCACTTCGTCCTTCAAGTATTTGCTTATGTGCTT
Coding sequences within:
- a CDS encoding Glyoxalase I, with the protein product MAEGKPILALGAKYNATWQQTMLRIYDPKETVAFYEKNFGMINIHTYHFDEYNFSLYFLITPPYDEEERKKIPQPNTPESEKYLWNLKTVCLELTHNHNSTEKLSNGNNDNDRGFGHIAFNCHNVIEFCDYLYKEKKVKFHKLPHETKMKSIGFALDPNNYWIEIVKRSSEVKWKNNKGITNFSQTMLRIKNPEKSLYFYLHILGMKLVHIKHASDFSLYFLKSPYLEDKKGGDISTKEEEQKQCYYNFEELKKAYQSEEDYENFKSSWEPVLELTHNHGTENDEQFAYHNGNTEPRGFGHIGFLVDDLVNYCQELEKLGIPFKKKLHEGQMNNIAFVYDPDNYLVELIQRGTTFGRN